In a single window of the Littorina saxatilis isolate snail1 linkage group LG3, US_GU_Lsax_2.0, whole genome shotgun sequence genome:
- the LOC138961721 gene encoding uncharacterized protein isoform X3, with protein sequence MSDLSEKCDLSERYTNHSIRTSTITMLARTNFPAGHIMTVSGHKSVSSLAQYQRVSNRDKGHMAHCLSAAIHGNNPALQQPKQNRPSATVTSSEAPGDMFAESDLHTRSLPSTRAASLTVAEHQLPLPVRSLPSTRAASLTAAEHQPLLVRDDDIISQEIGGVDLDELFGEFDLPPTTPVHLVSQQQQQNQAQPFIFNNCSFSNVQFVMRK encoded by the exons ATGAGCGATCTGTCCGAGAAATGTGACCTGTCCGAGAGATACACAAACCACAGTATCAGGACCTCTACCATCACCATGCTGGCAAGGACCAATTTTCCAGCTGGCCACATCATGACAGTCTCCGGCCACAAGAGCGTCTCCAGCCTGGCCCAGTACCAGCGTGTTAGCAACCGCGACAAAGGTCACATGGCCCACTGCTTAAGTGCAGCCATCCATGGCAACAACCCTGCTCTACAACAACCAAAGCAAAACAG GCCATCTGCTACTGTCACAAGTTCTGAAGCACCAGGTGACATGTTTGCTGAATCAGACCTACACACAAG ATCCTTGCCATCTACAAGAGCAGCCTCCTTGACTGTAGCAGAGCACCAACTACCACTACCAGTCAG ATCCTTGCCATCTACAAGAGCAGCCTCCTTGACTGCAGCAGAGCACCAACCACTACTAGTCAG AGATGATGACATCATTTCACAGGAAATTGGAGGGGTTGACCTGGACGAACTCTTCGGGGAGTTTGACTTGCCTCCAACAACCCCGGTTCACCTTGTTtctcaacagcagcaacagaacCAAGCTCAGCCTTTTATTTTCAACAACTGCTCTTTTTCAAATGTGCAGTTTGTCATGAGAAAATAA
- the LOC138961721 gene encoding uncharacterized protein isoform X2, with protein sequence MSDLSEKCDLSERYTNHSIRTSTITMLARTNFPAGHIMTVSGHKSVSSLAQYQRVSNRDKGHMAHCLSAAIHGNNPALQQPKQNRPSATVTSSEAPGDMFAESDLHTRSLPSTRAASLTAAEHQLPLPVRSLPSTRAASLTAAEHQPLLVRDDDIISQEIGGVDLDELFGEFDLPPTTPVHLVSQQQQQNQAQPFIFNNCSFSNVQFVMRK encoded by the exons ATGAGCGATCTGTCCGAGAAATGTGACCTGTCCGAGAGATACACAAACCACAGTATCAGGACCTCTACCATCACCATGCTGGCAAGGACCAATTTTCCAGCTGGCCACATCATGACAGTCTCCGGCCACAAGAGCGTCTCCAGCCTGGCCCAGTACCAGCGTGTTAGCAACCGCGACAAAGGTCACATGGCCCACTGCTTAAGTGCAGCCATCCATGGCAACAACCCTGCTCTACAACAACCAAAGCAAAACAG GCCATCTGCTACTGTCACAAGTTCTGAAGCACCAGGTGACATGTTTGCTGAATCAGACCTACACACAAG ATCCTTGCCATCTACAAGAGCAGCCTCCTTGACTGCAGCAGAGCACCAACTACCACTACCAGTCAG ATCCTTGCCATCTACAAGAGCAGCCTCCTTGACTGCAGCAGAGCACCAACCACTACTAGTCAG AGATGATGACATCATTTCACAGGAAATTGGAGGGGTTGACCTGGACGAACTCTTCGGGGAGTTTGACTTGCCTCCAACAACCCCGGTTCACCTTGTTtctcaacagcagcaacagaacCAAGCTCAGCCTTTTATTTTCAACAACTGCTCTTTTTCAAATGTGCAGTTTGTCATGAGAAAATAA
- the LOC138961723 gene encoding uncharacterized protein, whose product MTCDNQFPECNCTFTPDPRAKDEKDVTCTAVSRAGGYRMVNAKTDINVPHRTASEKIRLSFSYPPSEGPVMETNVTSREHLRTGDGLTCTVTGGKPPVASVNFYCINPYHPDQEDARNGTRVASSITVKHAAENIQMGMMTCVCNATWSLQPEYYQLVSTHQFHVEFIPAGASGVRGDVLGVVAVLVVVVVAVIAWKRRHKCRRHTYYVEDPSSGEYDEIDDNSLSDQQIPVLLQREPLRNVSVPLLSGAEVPNCPLMQQEQIPLLPENLPARPLPHPPAVVGQVSLASERPLPVPGFGSDSPPTQLHGAGVPSTTITQEPTFCQRRQPQMPTTGHDLSADIQHNQLHHLPNPGPHITVLRVSEAGMRMHTVIPEEEESPCFQLPEAGVPLFSGQRFEQPEENESATSDSDAMCLPSQNAYEKPQRSSYDESYVYTPLETSFLDDEDLHLNILFGVLEETVPDDDNYLHLISDESPVEDNLYLHPVSDNHSNPPARQDDMYLHPVFASPCNPPPCQDDDDLYLRPISDSLSNSSTHQDMDLDPVFGSPSIPSPYQDDDGLYLRPISDNPSNSTSNQYDMYLHPVFESPSIPSPYQDDDGLYLRPISDNPSNSTSSQYDMYLHPVFESPSIPTPCQDDDDLYLRPTLVDCQSYSPEHDDDYLTPVLDNSNVSARRGALPLPTIFEHPEGDIIEDI is encoded by the exons ATGACCTGTGACAACCAGTTTCCTGAGTGCAACTGCACCTTCACACCAGACCCTCGGGCTAAAGACGAGAAAGACGTGACGTGTACCGCTGTCAGCAGGGCAGGGGGCTATCGTATGGTAAATGCCAAAACTGACATCAATGTTCCACACAGAACAGCTTCCGAGAAAATTCGACTGAGTTTCTCCT ACCCGCCTTCAGAGGGACCCGTCATGGAGACCAACGTCACGAGCCGTGAACATCTGCGCACAGGAGACGGGTTAACCTGTACGGTGACAGGAGGGAAGCCTCCCGTAGCTTCGGTCAACTTCTACTGCATCAACCCCTACCATCCGGACCAGGAGGACGCGAGAAACGGAACACGTGTTGCGAGTTCCATTACGGTCAAGCATGCGGCTGAAAACATTCAAATGGGAATGATGACTTGCGTTTGTAATGCAACGTGGAGCCTGCAGCCTGAGTACTACCAGCTTGTTTCCACGCATCAATTTCACGTTGAAT TTATACCTGCGGGCGCATCAGGGGTTCGTGGAGACGTTCTCGGTGTTGTGGCAGTGCtggttgttgtcgtcgttgcaGTAATTGCTTGGAAAAGACGAC ATAAATGCCGCAGACATACTTACTATGTGGAGGATCCCAGTTCTGGTGAGTACGACGAAATTGACGATAATTCACTGAGCGACCAGCAGATCCCTGTGCTTCTGCAACGAGAACCTCTACGGAATGTATCAGTGCCTCTTCTCTCTGGTGCTGAAGTTCCTAATTGTCCACTCATGCAACAAGAGCAAATACCATTACTACCAGAAAATCTACCAGCCAGACCCTTGCCTCACCCACCGGCAGTCGTAGGCCAGGTTTCTCTTGCTAGTGAAAGACCTCTTCCTGTACCAGGATTTGGATCAGACAGTCCACCAACTCAACTTCATGGAGCTGGGGTTCCCAGCACTACAATTACACAAGAGCCAACATTCTGCCAAAGACGCCAGCCTCAGATGCCAACAACTGGACACGACCTCTCTGCTGACATTCAGCACAATCAACTTCACCATCTTCCAAACCCAGGTCCACACATAACAGTACTTCGGGTCTCGGAAGCTGGAATGCGTATGCATACTGTCATCCCGGAAGAGGAAGAAAGTCCATGTTTCCAATTGCCCGAAGCTGGTGTGCCTTTATTTTCTGGTCAGCGCTTTGAACAGCCTGAAGAAAATGAGTCTGCTACGAGTGATTCCGACGCGATGTGTCTTCCTTCACAAAACGCATACGAAAAGCCTCAGCGATCGAGTTACGATGAAAGTTACGTGTACACACCCCTCGAGACGTCATTTCTTGATGACGAAGACCTGCATCTGAATATTCTGTTTGGTGTTCTGGAGGAAACCGTTCCCGATGACGACAATTATCTGCATCTAATTTCTGACGAGTCTCCGGTTGAAGATAATTTGTATCTGCATCCTGTTTCTGACAATCATTCAAACCCACCCGCTCGCCAAGATGATATGTATCTGCATCCAGTGTTTGCTAGCCCGTGTAACCCTCCTCCGTGTCAAGACGACGATGATTTGTATCTGCGCCCTATTTCTGATAGCCTTTCAAATTCATCCACACACCAAGATATGGATCTGGATCCAGTGTTCGGAAGTCCTTCAATCCCCTCTCCTTACCAAGATGACGATGGTTTGTATCTGCGTCCTATTTCTGATAACCCTTCAAATTCGACCTCAAACCAATATGATATGTATCTGCATCCAGTGTTCGAAAGTCCTTCAATCCCCTCTCCTTACCAAGATGACGATGGTTTGTATCTGCGTCCTATTTCTGATAACCCTTCAAATTCGACCTCAAGCCAATATGATATGTATCTGCATCCAGTGTTCGAAAGTCCTTCAATCCCCACTCCCTGCCAAGATGACGATGATCTATATCTGCGTCCTACTCTTGTTGACTGTCAAAGCTACTCTCCCGAGCATGATGACGACTATCTTACTCCTGTTTTGGACAATTCCAATGTGTCGGCTCGCCGAGGTGCATTGCCCCTGCCCACCATTTTTGAACATCCCGAGGGAGACATCATAGAAGATATTTGA
- the LOC138961721 gene encoding uncharacterized protein isoform X1, producing the protein MSDLSEKCDLSERYTNHSIRTSTITMLARTNFPAGHIMTVSGHKSVSSLAQYQRVSNRDKGHMAHCLSAAIHGNNPALQQPKQNRPSATVTSSEAPGDMFAESDLHTRSLPSTRAASLTAAEHQLPLPVRSLPSTRAASLTVAEHQLPLPVRSLPSTRAASLTAAEHQPLLVRDDDIISQEIGGVDLDELFGEFDLPPTTPVHLVSQQQQQNQAQPFIFNNCSFSNVQFVMRK; encoded by the exons ATGAGCGATCTGTCCGAGAAATGTGACCTGTCCGAGAGATACACAAACCACAGTATCAGGACCTCTACCATCACCATGCTGGCAAGGACCAATTTTCCAGCTGGCCACATCATGACAGTCTCCGGCCACAAGAGCGTCTCCAGCCTGGCCCAGTACCAGCGTGTTAGCAACCGCGACAAAGGTCACATGGCCCACTGCTTAAGTGCAGCCATCCATGGCAACAACCCTGCTCTACAACAACCAAAGCAAAACAG GCCATCTGCTACTGTCACAAGTTCTGAAGCACCAGGTGACATGTTTGCTGAATCAGACCTACACACAAG ATCCTTGCCATCTACAAGAGCAGCCTCCTTGACTGCAGCAGAGCACCAACTACCACTACCAGTCAG ATCCTTGCCATCTACAAGAGCAGCCTCCTTGACTGTAGCAGAGCACCAACTACCACTACCAGTCAG ATCCTTGCCATCTACAAGAGCAGCCTCCTTGACTGCAGCAGAGCACCAACCACTACTAGTCAG AGATGATGACATCATTTCACAGGAAATTGGAGGGGTTGACCTGGACGAACTCTTCGGGGAGTTTGACTTGCCTCCAACAACCCCGGTTCACCTTGTTtctcaacagcagcaacagaacCAAGCTCAGCCTTTTATTTTCAACAACTGCTCTTTTTCAAATGTGCAGTTTGTCATGAGAAAATAA
- the LOC138961720 gene encoding uncharacterized protein: MNGVKDAPANKKGGILETSDVFNFVANDVDNLVILYEKNGQFKITYGVYEPGGRWHQTSGFQFDCYSNIFVPTDYPTQLCGQGLPDEVKAYRNANGWTEDRRATIFYNVFTNTAIVQTNPCCVDTASAMQTVCTTVAQRYKASKLCWPIVGDGLFHECVTHNSESAESAMKHCVEYVCSGFTDIGVCQSLANEIDYCHELDIISNQVRTHCASTLVY, encoded by the exons ATGAACGGTGTGAAAGATGCCCCTGCCAACAAGAAGGGTGGCATACTGGAAACATCAGATGTGTTTAATTTCGTGGCCAACGATGTGGACAATTTAGTCATTCTCTACGAAAAAAATGGTCAGTTCAAAATAACCTACGGTGTGTACGAACCAGGGGGCAGGTGGCACCAAACGTCTGGATTCCAGTTTGACTGCTATAGCAACATCTTCGTTCCGACTGACTACCCTACACAACTATGCG GCCAAGGCCTACCGGACGAAGTGAAGGCTTACAGAAACGCCAATGGCTGGACAGAAGATCGCCGGGCCACCATCTTTTACAACGTGTTTACGAACACCGCCATTGTTCAGAC GAATCCATGTTGTGTGGACACAGCGTCAGCAATGCAGACCGTGTGCACTACTGTGGCTCAGCGTTACAAGGCTTCCAAACTGTGCTGGCCCATCGTGGGCGATGGGCTATTCCACGAGTGTGTCACACACAACTCAGAATCCGCTGAAAGCGCCATGAAG CACTGCGTGGAATATGTATGCAGTGGGTTCacagacat tggtgTTTGCCAATCCCTGGCCAATGAGATCGACTATTGCCACGAACTGGATATCATCTCTAACCAAGTGAGAACACACTGTGCGTCAACTCTTGTGTACTAA